The Acidicapsa acidisoli genome contains a region encoding:
- a CDS encoding UDP-glucuronic acid decarboxylase family protein: protein MRVLVTGAAGFLGSHLTDRLLGEGHSVLGVDNLSTGDLGNIAHLANEPRFVFEQKDICQSFDPGKVDAVFNMASPASPPEYLKLAIETLRVGSVGTENTLEIAQKYDAAYLHASTSECYGDPLEHPQTESYWGNVNPVGPRSVYDEAKRYAESLTMAYHRYRGVNTHLVRIFNTYGPRLHPSDGRVISNFMMQALRGEPLTVYGDGQQTRSFCFVSDLIDGIVRLSRSDEHLPVNIGNPVEFTILECAQAVLEVTGSKSELLFKPLPQDDPTRRKPDISKAKAILGWEPKISLREGLELSLDFFKSKV, encoded by the coding sequence ATGCGTGTACTTGTTACCGGCGCTGCCGGTTTTCTGGGTTCTCACCTTACCGACCGCCTGCTGGGCGAGGGCCACTCGGTGCTCGGCGTCGACAATCTTTCGACCGGCGACCTTGGCAACATTGCTCATCTTGCGAATGAGCCGCGATTTGTGTTTGAGCAAAAGGACATCTGCCAGAGCTTCGACCCGGGCAAGGTGGATGCGGTCTTTAACATGGCTTCGCCGGCCAGTCCGCCGGAGTATCTGAAGCTGGCGATTGAAACGCTGCGTGTCGGCTCGGTTGGCACAGAAAATACGCTGGAAATTGCTCAGAAATATGACGCTGCCTATTTGCATGCTTCTACTTCAGAGTGCTACGGCGATCCGCTGGAGCATCCGCAGACGGAGAGCTATTGGGGCAATGTGAATCCGGTTGGGCCTCGGTCGGTTTACGACGAAGCAAAGCGTTACGCGGAGTCGCTGACGATGGCTTACCACCGATATCGCGGGGTCAACACGCATCTCGTCCGCATCTTCAACACCTACGGGCCGAGGCTGCATCCGAGCGATGGGCGCGTCATTTCCAACTTCATGATGCAGGCACTGCGCGGTGAGCCGCTTACGGTTTATGGCGACGGGCAACAGACGCGCAGTTTCTGCTTTGTCTCGGACCTGATCGATGGCATCGTGCGGCTTTCGCGGTCGGACGAACATCTGCCGGTCAATATTGGCAATCCTGTAGAGTTCACCATTCTTGAGTGCGCTCAGGCGGTGCTTGAGGTGACGGGTTCGAAGAGCGAGTTACTCTTCAAGCCGCTGCCGCAGGATGATCCTACGCGGCGGAAGCCGGATATTTCCAAGGCGAAGGCGATTCTCGGTTGGGAGCCGAAGATCAGTCTTCGCGAAGGGTTAGAGCTTTCGCTGGATTTCTTCAAGTCGAAGGTCTAA
- a CDS encoding beta propeller repeat protein — protein sequence MSQSLRWVMQDSGTTAGLRGIYSVDGRIAWASGTGGTVLRSTDGGEHWTKCAVPDADKDGAALDFRGVQAWDSQTAILMSSGPGDKSRLYKTVDGCKSWMLALRNENPDGFWDAIRMWTPTDGFLVGDPEADSDSDHPKTKFLYLSEFTSWNGIVDDSVFSESVEAKPGESSFAASNRCLAIGPFRNKDGEAREAWLATGGPSGSRVLHYSHFLGGEPERQASNEVELPMFPKTPSGGIFSLDLHGSLALVAVGGDYTKPNDSIGTAAYSLDGGLHWTAAAKPPHGYRSSVAWRDELKTWITVGTNGSDISRDDGKTWQPLDDGNWNAISLPFVVGPKGRIARLVVGLK from the coding sequence GTGTCTCAATCGCTTCGTTGGGTCATGCAGGATTCGGGGACGACGGCTGGGTTGCGCGGAATCTATTCAGTTGATGGCAGGATCGCGTGGGCCAGTGGAACTGGCGGAACGGTGTTGCGGTCCACTGATGGTGGTGAGCATTGGACTAAGTGCGCGGTGCCCGATGCAGATAAAGATGGCGCGGCGTTAGACTTTCGCGGAGTACAGGCTTGGGATTCTCAGACGGCCATCCTGATGTCATCTGGCCCGGGCGACAAAAGCCGGTTGTACAAGACAGTTGACGGCTGCAAATCTTGGATGCTGGCATTGCGCAATGAAAATCCCGACGGCTTCTGGGATGCAATTCGCATGTGGACGCCGACCGATGGTTTTCTGGTTGGTGACCCCGAGGCAGATTCTGACTCTGACCACCCAAAAACTAAATTCTTATACCTTTCGGAATTCACTTCCTGGAATGGCATCGTAGATGATTCCGTCTTTAGTGAGAGCGTCGAGGCTAAACCCGGAGAATCGTCCTTTGCCGCTAGTAATCGCTGCCTCGCCATAGGTCCTTTCCGAAACAAGGATGGAGAAGCGAGGGAAGCTTGGCTTGCTACTGGAGGCCCAAGTGGTTCGCGTGTGCTCCATTACTCACATTTTCTGGGTGGAGAACCGGAACGCCAAGCGAGCAACGAAGTGGAACTTCCGATGTTTCCGAAAACTCCCAGTGGTGGTATTTTCTCTCTTGATCTTCACGGCTCATTGGCTCTAGTCGCCGTAGGCGGAGACTACACCAAGCCTAATGACAGCATTGGCACAGCCGCTTACTCCCTTGACGGCGGGCTGCACTGGACGGCGGCAGCAAAGCCCCCGCATGGCTATCGGTCTTCGGTAGCGTGGAGAGATGAACTGAAAACCTGGATCACGGTTGGGACGAATGGAAGTGACATCAGCCGCGACGACGGAAAGACATGGCAGCCATTGGACGACGGCAATTGGAACGCGATTTCGCTGCCCTTTGTTGTCGGACCGAAGGGGCGGATTGCGCGGCTCGTTGTCGGGCTGAAATGA
- a CDS encoding ABC transporter ATP-binding protein: MKESFPTPISYGGSVTFPLPEPGMRQLPHSEDQEPLLRVEGLSKEYPGNSRSGRGALRLFDGLDLEVRRGELVAIVGQSGSGKSTLLHMLGALDTPSAGEIYCATTQVTNLSVREAARFRNEQVGYVWQFHYLLPEFTAQENVAMPLLARGVEKRKAMQDAAAWLAETGLADRAAHRPGELSGGEQQRVALARALVTNPQLLLADEPTGDLDNDSADLVFGLIERLHEAHGLTSVLVTHNLELAGRCTRTLRLAGGRLLEVPRSMSNAEK; encoded by the coding sequence ATGAAAGAATCGTTCCCCACCCCGATCTCCTATGGCGGCAGTGTAACCTTCCCGCTGCCGGAACCGGGGATGCGTCAACTTCCACATTCTGAAGATCAAGAGCCGTTGCTCCGCGTGGAGGGGTTGTCGAAGGAGTATCCAGGCAACAGCAGGAGCGGCCGCGGAGCTCTTCGATTGTTCGACGGACTCGATCTGGAGGTCCGGCGCGGCGAACTGGTGGCCATCGTGGGCCAGTCCGGAAGTGGGAAAAGCACACTTTTGCACATGCTGGGCGCTCTTGATACCCCTTCGGCGGGAGAGATATACTGCGCCACAACTCAGGTAACGAATTTGAGCGTTCGTGAGGCGGCCCGGTTTCGCAATGAACAAGTCGGGTACGTGTGGCAATTTCACTATCTGCTGCCGGAGTTTACGGCGCAGGAAAACGTGGCCATGCCGCTGCTGGCGCGAGGCGTTGAAAAGCGGAAGGCGATGCAGGACGCAGCTGCGTGGCTCGCGGAAACGGGCCTTGCAGACCGGGCGGCGCACAGACCCGGCGAGTTGAGCGGCGGAGAACAGCAGCGGGTGGCACTGGCGAGGGCGCTGGTGACGAATCCGCAGCTTTTATTGGCAGACGAGCCGACCGGCGATCTGGATAACGATTCGGCGGACCTGGTATTTGGCTTGATTGAACGGCTGCATGAGGCGCACGGACTGACCTCCGTGCTGGTAACGCACAACCTGGAACTGGCCGGGCGATGTACCCGGACGCTACGTTTGGCGGGGGGCAGGCTGTTGGAGGTTCCCCGGAGCATGTCAAATGCAGAGAAATAA